The window TGATTCCAATACTCTCATAGGAATTTACTTGATTACCTTGAACAATTGAAATAACAAGTGTTGTTACCGGAACAAAGTTAATAAACAAAAGTCCGTTCAATGGAGTTAGAATGCTGACCCCTATGTTCCACCCTACTAATGCAATAACACCCGGGAAAATAATCATAAATAATAAATGTGGGCTTACAATTTTAATTGTTTCAACTGTTGGTGGAGCAACATATCCCATAAGCGTTAATGTAAACACAATTACAGCTGCAGTCAAAGTTCCCATTAAACAACTTAATGTGGAATAGCGGAGCGCAGACCACCCTCTAAACTGATTTCCTCCCATTGTGTATATTACCCATCCAATAACCGCGATTAAGATAAGGATGGATGGTATAATATCATCCGTTGCAGAAAGAAACGATACTAAATTACCTTTTGTAATAACAAGCATTGCGCCGATAAAGGCTACTAAAACACATAACAGGGTAAATGCATAAGGGCGGCGTCTATGTAAAATCCATACAATAACAATGGAGATCATCGGCATTAAAGATTCCATAATAGATGCAACCATTACGCCTGGCTCACCTAATAAATCTTCTCCCCAGAAAATGAGTAAATTATAAACAGTAAATGCCATTGTACCGAAAAACCAAAGCGATGCTGCTTTTCCTTCTAATTGAAAAGCCTCTTTCCCTTCCTTCCAATAGAGAACTACAACTAAGATAACCGTCACTGCTCCATAACGGAAAATAGTAAAGTAGAATGGATCAATATATTGAAAAGCATGATGAGCAATGGGAAACATCGCTCCCCATGACACACTTGCAATAAAACATAAAATAACACCTAATAACACATTATTTTTCATAACATACCAATCTCCTTCACAATATTGCCTTACTCATTAAACTCCATAATCACCCATCATGTAAAATGAATAAAAATGATGTTTGCTATCATTTTTAGTGATACCATAAAGAAAATGAATGATGAGGTAAAATAATGGAATTAAAAGATTTAGAGATTTTCCAAAAGGTCGCTGAAAAAGGTACCGTTACAGAAGCAGCAAAAGAGTTAAGTTATGTACAGTCAAATATTACATCGAGGATCCAAAAACTTGAAACGGAACTAAATACACCTTTGTTCAACCGACATAATCGAGGAATGAGTTTAACACCCGAGGGAAAAAAGCTATTAGTATATTGCGAAAAGATATTATCATTAACAAACGAAATGGTAAAATTTGTGCAAAGTAGAGAGGAACCTTCTGGTAAATTAGAAATAGGCACAGTTGAAACTGTCATTAAACTACCGACAATTCTATCAACGTACACTAAAAAATATAAGAATGTGGATTTGTCGCTATTCTCTGGAGTGACTGAAAAGCTGCAAGAAGATGTATTAAAACATCAGATTGATGGAGCTTTTGTGACTGAAATAGACCCTCACCCAGAGCTTGTGTACCATAATGTTTTTCAAGAAGAGCTTGTATTAATATCAGATGTAAACACAACATCCATCGAACAACTAATACATGAGCCATTCTTATGTTTTAGTAAAGGATGTGGCTACCGGGCAAGACTTGAAGCTTGGTATAAAGATCAACATATTATCCCTCAAAAAGTAATGGAATTTGGCACATTAGAAACGATATTAAGTAGTGTTGTCGTCGGTCTTGGTATCACATTTGTTCCAAAATCGACTGTTTTACATTTGGAAAAAAGAGGGCTCATTCACTGCCATGCTCTCCCTGAAAAATATAGTAAAATCAACACTGTTTTCGTTAGGAGATCCAATTCATACCTCACCTCAACAATCGAAAAATTTATCGAAACAATTGAACAGAGTAAAAGTGAAACGTCTGAACTTCAGTCTTTTTAACAATTGTAAGCGGTCAAATACACATAACACCGTCCATAAAAACCTGGACGGTGTTGATATTATTCCTCTGAACTACTTCCTCGATATTTAATACATACATAAGAAGGAATTTACTCCTGCACCGTTTGCAAAAAAATTACTCAATAACAGTCGTTGGTGTCGCCTCTTTCACAATTATTAAGCCATCATAAGATTCATTTGGTATCATTTTAATCGTATAAAACATCTTTGCGAACTTATACCAAGAGCGAAAATCATCCCCTATATTCCCCATTTTCTGTTCCGTTGATAGCATTGCTGCTAACTCTTTAGATGCACTAGCTTTTTCAAAATCTACGTAAAAAACATTTTCATCTACATCACTAAAAGCATCTACTAAATCGTTATGGTGCTCTAGTGTATAGTCTTTACGTTCACCTGAGCTAGCGTTTAATGCTTGGAATGTATTATCGATAAAATCCGTTCCAATCGCAAAATATTCCTCGCCGTAGATTTCATCTAAATAATCGCCCATTGCTTTATAACCCGCTAATGACGCAGATGTTTTTTCAATATGCCCATTATGTGCAGAAATCAGTACTTTATCGTGCCCGCGCGCCGCTTCAAAATCAACGATCCATTTCAAATTATCTGCTAAATATTGATCCCGTAGCTGGGCATAATCGCTATCATTTAAAAATAGCTGAGTACGTTGCTTCATAATTTGTGCGTATTGTGAAGCCATAGCAAAGGTTTCTTCCGATGAGCGTGTGATATATGCTGTGCTATTTGATTGTAAATCTGAAATAATCTTATCCATTGTTGCATCCAGCTCTTTCAGTTGGCTGTTTGTTAATTCGCGCATTGTCTCATTGGATACATGCTCCAGCTGCGTTGCATATTCTTTTACCACAT is drawn from Solibacillus sp. R5-41 and contains these coding sequences:
- a CDS encoding DMT family transporter, giving the protein MKNNVLLGVILCFIASVSWGAMFPIAHHAFQYIDPFYFTIFRYGAVTVILVVVLYWKEGKEAFQLEGKAASLWFFGTMAFTVYNLLIFWGEDLLGEPGVMVASIMESLMPMISIVIVWILHRRRPYAFTLLCVLVAFIGAMLVITKGNLVSFLSATDDIIPSILILIAVIGWVIYTMGGNQFRGWSALRYSTLSCLMGTLTAAVIVFTLTLMGYVAPPTVETIKIVSPHLLFMIIFPGVIALVGWNIGVSILTPLNGLLFINFVPVTTLVISIVQGNQVNSYESIGIIFILFSLVSNNIYIRMNQKKKLSEQLSPRSKVLKTRKLLSE
- a CDS encoding LysR family transcriptional regulator, which translates into the protein MELKDLEIFQKVAEKGTVTEAAKELSYVQSNITSRIQKLETELNTPLFNRHNRGMSLTPEGKKLLVYCEKILSLTNEMVKFVQSREEPSGKLEIGTVETVIKLPTILSTYTKKYKNVDLSLFSGVTEKLQEDVLKHQIDGAFVTEIDPHPELVYHNVFQEELVLISDVNTTSIEQLIHEPFLCFSKGCGYRARLEAWYKDQHIIPQKVMEFGTLETILSSVVVGLGITFVPKSTVLHLEKRGLIHCHALPEKYSKINTVFVRRSNSYLTSTIEKFIETIEQSKSETSELQSF
- a CDS encoding erythromycin esterase family protein → MTLLKKSWFITTSIALSVFLAGCGSGEAVEDVAQYTSKIENIDIPNDVKVIGFGEATHGNIEFQELKKDLFKALVVNENVRVFVLEGDFGGAQQINRFILTGNGTAEEAVNALDYNIYRTEQMIALVQWLHDYNRTVDENEKVYFYGNDMQRYDYSKKGLLDYYKEVNSDVVKEYATQLEHVSNETMRELTNSQLKELDATMDKIISDLQSNSTAYITRSSEETFAMASQYAQIMKQRTQLFLNDSDYAQLRDQYLADNLKWIVDFEAARGHDKVLISAHNGHIEKTSASLAGYKAMGDYLDEIYGEEYFAIGTDFIDNTFQALNASSGERKDYTLEHHNDLVDAFSDVDENVFYVDFEKASASKELAAMLSTEQKMGNIGDDFRSWYKFAKMFYTIKMIPNESYDGLIIVKEATPTTVIE